Proteins encoded together in one Streptomyces sp. NBC_01216 window:
- a CDS encoding TadE/TadG family type IV pilus assembly protein: MTRHTTRRPPRGTPTPPPDAGRHDRDRDTAARGRARDRAARDRHGDGTTPTPPRGGSPGRTGIRPAAHREARPSPRGTAPGGPRTRPARDRGQVAVEYLGFLPVLLLVALAGIQLGLASYAAQQAGTGARAAARAATRHDFPLDPRTAGRSAMSDWIAERSDVAVVESGNEAVATVTVGVPSVVPFWDFGDVSKSATMPLPQEDAP; the protein is encoded by the coding sequence GTGACCCGGCACACCACACGACGCCCGCCCCGCGGCACACCCACCCCGCCCCCCGACGCCGGCCGGCACGACCGGGACCGCGACACCGCCGCCCGGGGCCGCGCCCGGGACCGCGCCGCCCGGGACCGCCACGGCGACGGCACCACGCCCACCCCGCCCCGTGGCGGCTCTCCCGGCCGTACGGGCATCCGCCCCGCAGCGCATCGCGAAGCCCGGCCCTCGCCCCGTGGCACCGCTCCCGGCGGCCCACGCACCCGCCCCGCCCGTGACCGCGGACAGGTGGCCGTCGAGTACCTGGGCTTCCTGCCGGTGCTGCTGCTCGTCGCGCTCGCCGGCATCCAGCTCGGACTCGCCTCCTACGCGGCCCAGCAGGCCGGGACCGGCGCCCGCGCCGCGGCACGCGCCGCCACCCGGCACGACTTCCCCCTCGACCCCCGCACGGCCGGCCGGTCCGCGATGAGCGACTGGATCGCCGAGCGCAGCGACGTCGCCGTCGTCGAGAGCGGAAACGAGGCCGTCGCCACCGTCACCGTGGGTGTCCCGTCCGTCGTCCCCTTCTGGGACTTCGGCGACGTGAGCAAGTCCGCGACCATGCCACTGCCCCAGGAGGACGCTCCGTGA
- the cpaB gene encoding Flp pilus assembly protein CpaB has translation MNSRQRRGVLLLLLSVLCALGAFAGVLSVISDANAKVGPEVTAYRIRKDVAPYTALEAAQFEKVSMPERWLSATAVTDLAQIRGKIAVTTLRKGSLLQSDMIVRRPALRPGQQEIAIMIDAATGVAGKITPGATVNIYATFAGERGGAPAQSKVIVSNARVLDVGTLTPITAGRDERGSQATEAVPITFALSTLDTQRVAYAESFAEHVRLALVAPGGENTVTPGDRTYTLDKDK, from the coding sequence ATGAACTCCCGCCAGCGTCGCGGCGTCCTCCTGCTCCTGCTGTCCGTCCTGTGCGCCCTCGGCGCCTTCGCCGGCGTCCTCTCCGTGATCAGCGACGCGAACGCCAAGGTCGGCCCCGAAGTGACCGCGTACCGGATCAGGAAGGACGTGGCGCCCTACACCGCGCTGGAGGCGGCCCAGTTCGAGAAGGTCTCGATGCCCGAACGGTGGCTCTCGGCCACCGCCGTCACCGACCTCGCCCAGATCCGCGGCAAGATCGCCGTCACCACGCTCCGGAAGGGCTCCCTCCTCCAGAGCGACATGATCGTCCGCCGCCCGGCGCTCCGGCCCGGCCAGCAGGAGATCGCCATCATGATCGACGCCGCCACCGGAGTGGCCGGCAAGATCACCCCCGGCGCGACCGTCAACATCTACGCCACCTTCGCCGGCGAGCGGGGCGGCGCCCCCGCCCAGTCCAAGGTCATCGTCAGCAACGCCCGCGTCCTCGACGTGGGCACCCTCACCCCGATCACCGCCGGCCGCGACGAGCGCGGCAGCCAGGCCACCGAGGCCGTACCGATCACCTTCGCCCTCTCCACCCTCGACACCCAACGCGTCGCCTACGCCGAGTCCTTCGCCGAGCACGTGCGGCTCGCACTCGTGGCACCCGGCGGCGAGAACACGGTCACCCCCGGCGACCGCACCTACACGCTCGACAAGGACAAGTGA
- a CDS encoding M14 family metallopeptidase, with product MRLRLRGRRPVTLAALLALALAAPLSVNATPAGADPAPTAAATEEVIRQYEIAGPSTPAARTALAATGVSVDEVDARSVVVSADAGQLRRLKALGYDPEALPGPPARTVEGLAAGPYDFPSADSRYHNYAEMNAEIDQRVAQYPGIMNKRVIGRTYQGRDIVAVKISDNVGTDEDEPEVLFTHHQHAREHLTVEMALYLLRELGAGYGTDPRVTAAVDGREIWIVPDLNPDGGEYDIATGSYRGWRKNRQPNSGSRYVGTDLNRNWDYKWGCCGGSSGSRSSETYRGTAPESAPEVKVVADFVRSRVIGGEQQIKAGIDFHTYSELVLWPFGWTGADTAPGMTRDDRDAFAAVGRAMAASNGYTAEQSSDLYITDGSIDDYLWGAQRIFGYTFEMYPTSSWNGGFYPPDEVIERETSRNRDAVLRLLENADCMYRSIGKQDQYCAS from the coding sequence ATGCGACTTCGACTTCGCGGACGAAGGCCCGTCACCCTCGCGGCCCTGCTGGCGCTCGCCCTCGCGGCGCCGCTCTCCGTCAACGCGACTCCCGCCGGGGCCGACCCGGCGCCGACCGCCGCCGCCACCGAAGAAGTCATCCGTCAGTACGAGATCGCCGGCCCCTCCACCCCCGCCGCCCGCACCGCGCTGGCGGCCACCGGCGTCTCCGTCGACGAGGTCGACGCCCGCTCGGTCGTGGTCAGCGCCGACGCCGGGCAACTGCGCCGGCTCAAGGCGCTGGGCTACGACCCCGAGGCGCTCCCCGGCCCGCCGGCGCGCACCGTCGAGGGCCTCGCCGCCGGCCCGTACGACTTCCCCTCGGCCGACTCGCGCTACCACAACTACGCGGAGATGAACGCGGAGATCGACCAGCGCGTCGCCCAGTACCCGGGCATCATGAACAAGCGGGTCATCGGCCGGACGTACCAGGGCCGGGACATCGTCGCCGTCAAGATCAGCGACAACGTGGGCACGGACGAGGACGAGCCCGAGGTCCTCTTCACCCACCACCAGCACGCCCGCGAGCACCTCACCGTCGAGATGGCCCTCTACCTGCTGCGCGAGCTGGGCGCCGGCTACGGCACCGACCCGCGGGTCACCGCGGCGGTCGACGGCCGCGAGATCTGGATCGTGCCGGACCTCAACCCGGACGGCGGCGAGTACGACATCGCCACCGGCTCCTACCGCGGCTGGCGGAAGAACCGTCAGCCCAACTCCGGCTCCCGCTACGTCGGCACCGACCTGAACCGCAACTGGGACTACAAGTGGGGCTGCTGCGGGGGCTCCTCGGGCTCCAGGAGCTCCGAGACGTACCGGGGCACCGCCCCCGAGTCCGCCCCCGAGGTGAAGGTCGTCGCCGACTTCGTCCGTTCCCGGGTGATCGGCGGTGAGCAGCAGATCAAGGCCGGCATCGACTTCCACACCTACAGCGAGCTGGTGCTCTGGCCGTTCGGCTGGACCGGGGCGGACACCGCCCCGGGCATGACCCGGGACGACCGCGACGCCTTCGCCGCCGTCGGCAGGGCGATGGCCGCGAGCAACGGCTACACCGCCGAGCAGTCCAGCGACCTGTACATCACCGACGGCTCGATCGACGACTACCTGTGGGGCGCGCAGCGGATCTTCGGGTACACCTTCGAGATGTACCCGACCTCCTCCTGGAACGGCGGCTTCTACCCGCCCGACGAGGTGATCGAGCGGGAGACGAGCCGCAACCGGGACGCGGTGCTCCGGCTGCTGGAGAACGCCGACTGCATGTACCGCTCCATCGGCAAGCAGGACCAGTACTGCGCGAGCTGA
- a CDS encoding IclR family transcriptional regulator yields MSQTVDRALSILPLLAQGPADLGQVADRLGVHKSTALRLLRTLHEHGLVHRQQDQRYRLGARLIALAQEAVENLDVREIAHPHLVALGERIGHTVHLAVMEEGEVLYIDKVESRYPVRMYSRIGKPVAITVAAVAKLLLADLPETERRAFAAKLDYPMYTPRSTPNATAFLKELATVREQGWATDLGGHEESINCVGAPVRGADGRVVAAMSVSAPNVIVTAEELLALLPLVRGAADAVSRDYSGRPHPS; encoded by the coding sequence ATGAGCCAGACCGTCGACCGCGCGCTGAGCATCCTGCCGCTGCTCGCCCAGGGGCCCGCCGACCTCGGGCAGGTCGCCGACCGGCTCGGGGTGCACAAGTCCACGGCCCTGCGTCTGCTGCGCACCCTGCACGAGCACGGACTCGTCCACCGACAGCAGGACCAGCGCTACCGCCTCGGCGCCCGTCTCATCGCCCTCGCCCAGGAAGCCGTCGAGAACCTCGACGTCCGCGAGATCGCCCACCCCCATCTCGTCGCGCTCGGCGAGCGGATCGGCCACACCGTCCACCTCGCGGTCATGGAGGAGGGCGAGGTCCTCTACATCGACAAGGTCGAGAGCCGCTACCCGGTCCGGATGTACTCGCGCATCGGCAAGCCCGTCGCGATCACCGTCGCCGCCGTCGCCAAGCTGCTGCTCGCCGACCTCCCCGAAACCGAGCGCCGCGCCTTCGCCGCCAAGCTCGACTACCCCATGTACACGCCCCGTTCGACCCCGAACGCCACCGCCTTCCTCAAGGAGCTGGCGACCGTGCGCGAACAGGGCTGGGCCACCGACCTCGGCGGCCACGAGGAGTCCATCAACTGCGTCGGGGCACCCGTCCGCGGCGCGGACGGGCGGGTCGTCGCCGCCATGTCGGTCTCGGCACCCAACGTGATCGTGACCGCAGAGGAACTCCTCGCCCTGCTCCCCCTGGTCCGCGGCGCCGCGGACGCCGTCAGCCGGGACTACTCCGGCCGGCCCCATCCCTCCTGA
- a CDS encoding chitinase, producing MDRTTTRSRARRRQGVGGVLALAVGSGLVLVGGAGTAQAADVNVAKNAGFEAGLTNWSCSAGSGAAVSSPVRTGAGALRATPAGLDNAKCTQTVAVKPGSTYTLSAWVQGGYAYLGASGTGTTDVSTWTPDSGSWKHLSTTFTTGSNTTSVQIYTHGWYGTAAYSVDDVSVFGPDGGGGQDPDPVVPGTPAGLAAGTVTSSSVALNWGAVSGATGYNVYRDGSKVLSVNGASATVTGLAANTTYQFRVSATNSAGESAKSATVSAKTSEVTDPGPGPAVPKHALTGYWQNFDNGATVQKLRDVQAQYDIIAVSFAESTTTPGRITFALDPAVGYASVTDFKADVAAKKAAGKSVILSVGGEKGNVTINSDASATAFADSAYALMQEYGFNGVDIDLEHGINSTYLTKALRQLSAKAGSSMVLTMAPQTIDMQSTGTEYFKTALAVKDILTVVNMQYYNSGSMLGCDGKVYSQGSVDFLTALACIQLQGGLDASQIGLGVPASTRGAGSGYVSPTVVRNALDCLSRGTGCGTFKPTRTWPDLRGAMTWSTNWDATAGNAWSDAVGPHVHNLP from the coding sequence GTGGACCGCACCACCACACGCTCCCGCGCCCGACGGCGCCAAGGGGTCGGCGGCGTCCTCGCGCTCGCCGTCGGCTCCGGGCTCGTACTCGTCGGCGGCGCCGGCACCGCCCAGGCCGCGGACGTCAACGTGGCCAAGAACGCGGGATTCGAGGCCGGACTCACCAACTGGTCCTGTTCCGCGGGCAGCGGGGCGGCCGTCTCCTCGCCGGTACGGACCGGGGCGGGCGCCCTGCGGGCCACCCCGGCCGGTCTCGACAACGCCAAGTGCACGCAGACCGTGGCCGTGAAACCCGGCTCCACGTACACGCTGAGCGCCTGGGTCCAGGGGGGCTACGCCTACCTCGGGGCGAGCGGAACCGGGACCACCGACGTCTCCACCTGGACGCCCGACAGCGGCTCCTGGAAGCACCTCAGCACCACCTTCACCACCGGCTCGAACACCACGTCCGTGCAGATCTACACCCACGGCTGGTACGGCACCGCCGCCTACTCGGTCGACGACGTGAGCGTCTTCGGCCCCGACGGGGGCGGCGGCCAGGACCCCGACCCGGTCGTCCCGGGCACCCCGGCCGGCCTCGCCGCGGGCACGGTCACCTCGTCCTCCGTCGCCCTGAACTGGGGCGCGGTCTCCGGCGCCACCGGTTACAACGTCTACCGCGACGGCTCCAAGGTGCTCTCCGTGAACGGGGCGTCGGCCACGGTCACCGGGCTTGCCGCGAACACCACCTACCAGTTCCGGGTGTCCGCGACGAACTCCGCGGGCGAGTCCGCCAAGTCGGCCACCGTCTCCGCGAAGACGAGCGAGGTCACCGACCCGGGTCCCGGCCCGGCCGTGCCCAAGCACGCGCTGACCGGCTACTGGCAGAACTTCGACAACGGCGCGACCGTCCAGAAGCTGCGGGACGTGCAGGCACAGTACGACATCATCGCCGTCTCCTTCGCCGAGTCGACGACCACGCCGGGGCGGATCACCTTCGCCCTCGACCCGGCCGTCGGCTACGCCTCGGTCACCGACTTCAAGGCGGACGTCGCGGCCAAGAAGGCGGCCGGCAAGTCCGTGATCCTCTCGGTCGGCGGCGAGAAGGGGAACGTCACCATCAACAGTGACGCCTCCGCGACCGCCTTCGCCGACAGCGCCTACGCCCTGATGCAGGAGTACGGCTTCAACGGCGTCGACATCGACCTCGAGCACGGCATCAACTCCACCTACCTGACCAAGGCGCTGCGTCAGCTGTCGGCCAAGGCCGGCTCCTCCATGGTCCTGACAATGGCCCCGCAGACCATCGACATGCAGTCGACCGGCACCGAGTACTTCAAGACGGCGCTGGCCGTGAAGGACATCCTCACGGTCGTCAACATGCAGTACTACAACAGCGGTTCGATGCTCGGCTGTGACGGCAAGGTCTACAGCCAGGGCTCGGTGGACTTCCTCACCGCGCTCGCCTGCATCCAGCTCCAGGGTGGTCTCGACGCCTCGCAGATCGGCCTGGGCGTACCCGCCTCGACCCGCGGCGCCGGCAGTGGCTACGTCTCCCCGACGGTGGTCAGGAACGCGCTGGACTGCCTGTCCCGCGGAACCGGCTGCGGCACCTTCAAGCCCACGCGGACCTGGCCGGACCTGCGCGGCGCGATGACCTGGTCGACCAACTGGGACGCGACGGCGGGCAACGCCTGGTCCGACGCGGTCGGCCCGCACGTCCACAACCTCCCCTGA
- a CDS encoding AAA family ATPase has protein sequence MTTRILPAVGDADDARSVTALLGRLPDTEAAPPVGDSTRLVDTLARLAAESVDRLPEVVLVHERIGPLPALDLVREVALRFPVVGVVLITADASPVLFSAAMDSGARGLVTLPLGHEELASRVQAAAQWSAGVRRHLGGVAEVHDGPGGTVVTVSGAKGGVGTTVTAVQLALAARASGRSVALVDMDLQGGDIASYLDVQFRRSLADLAAVDDISPRVLQDAVYDHETGLALLLAPGDGERGEEVTDRAARQILGALRSRHEVVVVDCGTYLTGAGAVAVEMADTALLVTTPDVVAVRAAKRTVRMWERLRIRKAEESICLVNRYHRSTEIQPALIQKITGARLAGIAVPAGFKELQAVVDSGRMHDLDARSTVKQALWSLAGELGLVHAPGDTGAHPGKQLARVARGSDRGALGLRRRGGGR, from the coding sequence ATGACCACCAGGATCCTGCCGGCCGTGGGCGACGCCGACGACGCCCGGTCGGTCACCGCCCTGCTCGGCCGACTCCCCGACACCGAAGCGGCCCCACCGGTCGGCGACTCCACCCGCCTCGTCGACACCCTCGCCCGGCTCGCCGCCGAATCCGTGGACCGGCTGCCCGAGGTGGTCCTGGTCCACGAACGGATCGGCCCCCTACCGGCACTGGACCTCGTCCGCGAGGTCGCCCTCCGCTTCCCCGTCGTCGGAGTCGTCCTCATCACCGCCGACGCGAGCCCCGTCCTCTTCTCGGCCGCCATGGACTCCGGCGCCCGCGGCCTGGTCACCCTGCCCCTCGGCCACGAGGAACTCGCCAGCCGCGTCCAGGCCGCCGCCCAGTGGTCCGCCGGCGTCCGCCGCCACCTCGGCGGCGTGGCCGAGGTCCACGACGGTCCCGGCGGCACCGTCGTCACCGTCAGCGGCGCCAAGGGCGGGGTGGGCACCACCGTCACCGCCGTCCAGCTCGCCCTCGCCGCCCGCGCCTCCGGCCGCAGCGTCGCCCTCGTCGACATGGACCTCCAGGGCGGCGACATCGCCTCCTACCTCGACGTACAGTTCCGCCGCTCCCTCGCCGACCTCGCGGCCGTCGACGACATCTCGCCGCGCGTCCTCCAGGACGCCGTCTACGACCACGAGACCGGACTCGCCCTGCTCCTCGCCCCCGGCGACGGCGAGCGCGGCGAGGAGGTCACCGACCGCGCCGCCCGGCAGATCCTCGGGGCCCTCCGCTCCCGCCACGAGGTCGTGGTCGTCGACTGCGGGACGTACCTGACCGGAGCCGGTGCCGTCGCCGTCGAGATGGCCGACACCGCCCTGCTGGTCACCACCCCCGACGTGGTCGCGGTGCGGGCCGCGAAGCGCACGGTACGGATGTGGGAGCGACTCCGGATCCGCAAGGCCGAGGAGAGCATCTGCCTGGTCAACCGCTACCACCGCTCCACCGAGATCCAGCCCGCCCTCATCCAGAAGATCACCGGAGCGCGCCTGGCGGGCATCGCCGTCCCCGCCGGCTTCAAGGAACTCCAGGCGGTCGTCGACTCCGGCCGGATGCACGACCTCGACGCCCGCTCCACCGTGAAACAGGCCCTGTGGTCACTGGCCGGAGAACTCGGCCTGGTGCACGCGCCCGGCGACACGGGAGCCCACCCGGGCAAGCAGCTCGCCCGGGTCGCCCGGGGAAGCGACCGCGGCGCGCTGGGGCTGCGCCGACGGGGCGGAGGGCGATGA
- a CDS encoding RidA family protein codes for MTEKTAITPATHTAPPARFSHGVRKGGLLQVAGQVGFPPAVPGRAPAPAGPTLREQTLQTFANVRAVLEEGGASWDDVMMMRVYLTDVGHFAEMNEIYDAYFEEQDLKAPPAARTTVYVGLPPGLLIEIDALAVLG; via the coding sequence ATGACCGAGAAGACCGCGATCACCCCCGCCACCCACACCGCCCCGCCGGCGAGGTTCTCGCACGGCGTGCGGAAGGGCGGCCTCCTCCAGGTCGCCGGCCAGGTCGGCTTCCCGCCCGCGGTCCCGGGCCGCGCCCCGGCCCCGGCCGGCCCCACCCTGCGCGAGCAGACCCTCCAGACCTTCGCGAACGTCCGGGCGGTCCTGGAGGAGGGCGGAGCGAGCTGGGACGACGTGATGATGATGCGCGTCTACCTCACCGACGTCGGCCACTTCGCCGAGATGAACGAGATCTACGACGCGTACTTCGAGGAGCAGGACCTCAAGGCCCCGCCCGCGGCCCGGACCACCGTCTACGTCGGCCTGCCCCCGGGGCTCCTCATCGAGATCGACGCCCTGGCCGTCCTCGGCTGA
- a CDS encoding type II secretion system F family protein, giving the protein MNDPTPLTIGVTLLACLLGVIGVRMYASGAAQRAALVARLTDTGPPEATGRRRRRFRGIDRRVRRTRFGRRLELRISATGLDLTPGEFLVAMAATVAALWMIGQALLSPFFGPLCGFLGLWIALGFLGWQRQKRIEKFINQLPELSRILANATQAGLALRMALSMAADELEAPAGDELEKVAQQLAVGTSLDDALGELAERLPSRELVVLVTTLVLANKAGGTVVSSLRNLTETLEERKETRREVRTQLSQVSMTAYAVPVIGIGSLLLIDNMQPGALDRMTGSGLGQAAVVAAFALYVVGFAVIRRFSKIDV; this is encoded by the coding sequence ATGAACGACCCGACCCCGCTGACGATCGGCGTCACGCTGCTCGCCTGCCTCCTCGGCGTGATCGGCGTACGGATGTACGCGAGCGGAGCCGCCCAGCGCGCGGCCCTCGTCGCCCGGCTCACCGACACCGGCCCGCCCGAGGCCACCGGCCGGCGCCGCCGCCGCTTCCGCGGCATCGACCGGCGCGTCCGCCGCACCCGCTTCGGCCGCCGGCTCGAACTCCGGATCTCCGCCACCGGCCTCGACCTGACGCCCGGCGAGTTCCTCGTCGCGATGGCCGCGACCGTCGCCGCCCTGTGGATGATCGGACAGGCCCTGCTCTCCCCGTTCTTCGGTCCCCTCTGCGGATTCCTCGGCCTGTGGATCGCTCTGGGCTTCCTCGGCTGGCAGCGCCAGAAACGCATCGAGAAGTTCATCAACCAGCTCCCCGAACTCTCCCGCATCCTCGCCAACGCCACCCAGGCCGGACTCGCCCTGCGCATGGCCCTCAGCATGGCCGCCGACGAGCTGGAGGCACCGGCCGGCGACGAACTGGAGAAGGTCGCCCAGCAGCTCGCCGTCGGCACCTCCCTCGACGACGCCCTCGGCGAGCTCGCCGAACGCCTGCCGTCCCGCGAACTCGTCGTCCTCGTCACCACGCTCGTCCTCGCCAACAAGGCCGGCGGCACCGTCGTCTCCTCCCTGCGCAACCTGACCGAGACGCTGGAGGAACGCAAGGAGACACGGCGCGAGGTCCGCACCCAGTTGTCCCAGGTCAGCATGACCGCCTACGCCGTCCCCGTCATCGGCATCGGCTCCCTCCTGCTCATCGACAACATGCAGCCCGGCGCCTTGGACCGGATGACCGGCTCCGGACTCGGCCAGGCCGCCGTCGTGGCCGCCTTCGCCCTGTACGTCGTCGGCTTCGCCGTCATCCGCCGCTTCTCGAAGATCGACGTCTGA
- a CDS encoding TadE/TadG family type IV pilus assembly protein, with protein sequence MTVAGRFRDDQGQVAIEFLGMVPLILLTLVLLWQCVLVGYTFTLAGNAADEAARAAAVGDDCVAAGRRNLDGAWSSGAVACSGDGEMVHATVSLRVPVLFPGAISFPFTVDAEAGAVREDRRRP encoded by the coding sequence ATGACCGTGGCCGGACGGTTCCGGGACGACCAGGGGCAGGTGGCGATCGAGTTCCTCGGCATGGTGCCGCTCATCCTGCTGACCCTGGTGCTGCTGTGGCAGTGCGTCCTGGTCGGCTACACCTTCACGCTCGCCGGGAACGCAGCGGACGAGGCGGCACGGGCGGCGGCGGTCGGCGACGACTGCGTGGCGGCGGGAAGACGGAACCTGGACGGGGCCTGGTCGTCCGGCGCGGTGGCCTGCAGCGGCGACGGGGAGATGGTGCACGCGACGGTGTCCCTCCGGGTCCCGGTCCTCTTCCCGGGCGCGATCAGCTTTCCCTTCACGGTCGACGCCGAGGCCGGAGCCGTACGGGAAGACCGGAGGCGACCGTGA
- a CDS encoding DUF5936 domain-containing protein codes for MDLLLAFLAGLAVAGAFYGIRLYRADARLPDDLRLALEVGATRTGAVDSLVDRLGMRYSATVLRLMGPKRVNAVRRRIDLAGNPGGLTIDRYGARRAVYGFLGGLGGLIMLFNGDVLVALLLFAFAAFWTEVGIWSAVRIRKDQIERTLPDFLDVLAVVVSAGLGFRQALDRVADKYEGPWADELRITLRQMDMGVSRRQAFDELRRRNDSEQVAQFVTALQQGEELGAPIVDTLIQIANDMRRTDAQNARRKAAKAVPKATMVITTLMVPATMILLGAGLFLGTGTNFGSITGE; via the coding sequence GTGGACCTGCTGCTCGCCTTCCTCGCCGGCCTGGCCGTCGCCGGAGCCTTCTACGGCATCCGCCTCTACCGTGCCGACGCGAGACTCCCCGACGACCTCCGGCTGGCCCTGGAGGTCGGCGCCACCCGCACCGGCGCCGTCGACTCCCTCGTCGACCGCCTCGGCATGCGCTACTCGGCCACCGTGCTGCGGCTCATGGGCCCCAAGCGGGTCAACGCCGTCCGCCGCCGGATCGACCTCGCGGGAAACCCCGGCGGCCTGACCATCGACCGCTACGGGGCACGGCGCGCCGTCTACGGCTTCCTCGGCGGTCTCGGCGGCCTGATCATGCTTTTCAACGGAGACGTACTCGTCGCCCTGCTGCTGTTCGCCTTCGCCGCGTTCTGGACCGAGGTCGGCATCTGGTCCGCCGTCCGCATCCGGAAGGACCAGATCGAACGCACCCTGCCCGACTTCCTCGACGTCCTCGCCGTCGTCGTCTCCGCCGGGCTCGGCTTCCGGCAGGCGCTCGACCGCGTCGCCGACAAGTACGAAGGCCCCTGGGCCGACGAACTCCGCATCACCCTCCGTCAGATGGACATGGGCGTCAGCCGCCGCCAGGCATTCGACGAACTGCGCCGCCGCAACGACAGCGAACAGGTCGCCCAGTTCGTCACCGCCCTCCAGCAAGGCGAGGAACTCGGCGCCCCGATCGTGGACACCCTCATCCAGATCGCCAACGACATGCGGCGCACCGACGCGCAGAACGCCCGGAGGAAGGCCGCGAAGGCCGTCCCGAAGGCCACCATGGTGATCACGACCCTGATGGTCCCGGCGACCATGATCCTGCTCGGTGCGGGCCTGTTCCTCGGAACGGGCACGAACTTCGGCTCGATCACCGGCGAGTGA
- a CDS encoding CpaF family protein has product MSLRSRISAPEENGPGGREDGHLVATFRAKLLEEIDLTEMSALAAAERRTRLERVLGHIISREGPVLSTVERAQLIRRVVDEALGLGVLEPLLEDASITEIMVNGPDQIFIERAGRVELLPLRFASHEQLMQTIERIVSTVNRRVDESNPMVDARLPTGERVNVVIPPLSLTGATLTIRRFPRAYTLHEMTALGSLDDQMLFLLSGLVQAKFNIIVSGATGTGKTTLLNALSGLIPEGERVITIEDSAELQLQQSHVIRLESRPPNIEGRGQVSIRDLVRNSLRMRPDRIIVGEVRGGETLDMLQAMSTGHDGSLATVHANSAEDALTRLQTLASMSEVRVPFEALRDQINSAVDVLVQLTRHPDGTRRITEIALLASHGRERFTLATVCRFRARPIAADGRVHGEFAYHPLPRRVAERLYMAGQPIPQAFGVATSDDQLATREAK; this is encoded by the coding sequence GTGAGCCTGCGGTCCCGCATCAGCGCCCCCGAGGAGAACGGGCCCGGCGGCAGGGAAGACGGCCACCTCGTCGCCACCTTCCGCGCCAAACTCCTCGAAGAGATCGACCTCACCGAGATGTCCGCGCTCGCCGCGGCGGAACGCCGGACCCGCCTCGAACGCGTCCTCGGGCACATCATCAGCCGCGAAGGCCCCGTCCTCTCCACCGTGGAACGGGCCCAACTCATCCGCCGCGTCGTCGACGAGGCACTCGGCCTCGGCGTCCTCGAACCTCTCCTCGAAGACGCCTCCATCACCGAGATCATGGTCAACGGCCCCGACCAGATCTTCATCGAACGGGCCGGCCGCGTCGAACTGCTCCCGCTGCGCTTCGCCTCCCACGAGCAGCTCATGCAGACCATCGAGCGGATCGTCTCCACCGTCAACCGCCGCGTGGACGAGTCGAACCCGATGGTCGACGCCCGGCTGCCCACGGGCGAACGCGTCAACGTCGTCATCCCGCCCCTGTCACTGACCGGGGCGACACTCACGATCCGCCGCTTCCCCCGCGCCTACACCCTCCACGAGATGACCGCCCTCGGCTCGCTCGACGACCAGATGCTGTTCCTGCTCTCCGGACTCGTCCAGGCCAAGTTCAACATCATCGTCTCCGGCGCCACCGGCACCGGGAAGACCACCCTCCTCAACGCCCTCTCCGGACTCATCCCCGAGGGCGAACGGGTCATCACCATCGAGGACTCCGCCGAACTCCAGCTCCAGCAGTCCCACGTCATCCGCCTCGAAAGCCGGCCCCCGAACATCGAGGGGCGCGGCCAGGTCAGCATCCGGGACCTCGTCCGCAACTCCCTGCGCATGCGCCCCGACCGCATCATCGTCGGCGAGGTCCGCGGCGGCGAGACCCTCGACATGCTCCAGGCCATGTCCACCGGCCACGACGGCTCCCTCGCCACCGTGCACGCCAACTCCGCTGAGGACGCCCTGACTCGGCTGCAGACCCTCGCGTCCATGTCCGAGGTCCGCGTCCCCTTCGAGGCCCTCCGCGACCAGATCAACAGCGCCGTCGACGTCCTCGTCCAACTCACCCGGCACCCCGACGGCACCCGCCGGATCACCGAGATCGCCCTCCTCGCCTCCCACGGACGCGAACGGTTCACCCTCGCCACCGTCTGCCGATTCCGGGCCCGGCCGATCGCCGCCGACGGCCGCGTCCACGGCGAGTTCGCTTACCACCCGCTCCCGCGCCGCGTCGCCGAACGGCTCTACATGGCGGGCCAGCCCATCCCGCAGGCGTTCGGCGTCGCCACGTCGGACGACCAGCTCGCCACCCGAGAAGCGAAGTAG